A portion of the Phaenicophaeus curvirostris isolate KB17595 chromosome 17, BPBGC_Pcur_1.0, whole genome shotgun sequence genome contains these proteins:
- the ALDH2 gene encoding aldehyde dehydrogenase, mitochondrial — MWRAALRGSRLWRGPARLRAPLSAAASPIPAPNPRPDIAYNKIFINNEWHDAVSKKTFPSINPATGEVICQVAEGDKADVDKAIKAAKAAFQLGSPWRRMDASHRGKLLNRLADLIERDRAYLAALETLDNGKPYSVSYLVDLDMVVKCLRYYAGWSDKFHGKTIPIDGDFFCYTRHEPVGVCGQIIPWNFPLLMQAWKLGPALATGNVVVMKVAEQTPLSALYVANLIKEAGFPPGVVNIIPGYGPTAGAAISSHMDVDKVAFTGSTEVGHLIQKAAAESNLKRVTLELGGKSPNIIMSDADMDWAVDQAHFALFFNQGQCCCAGSRTYVQEDIYHEFVERSVEKAKSRVVGNPFDFKTEQGPQVDEEQFKKILGYISTGKREGAKLLCGGNPAADKGYFIQPTVFGDVQDSMTIAREEIFGPVMQILKFKTIEEVIERANDSKYGLAAAVFTKDLDKANYVSQGLRAGTVWINCYDVFGAQAPFGGYKASGNGRELGEYGLEAYVEVKNVTIKIPQKNS; from the exons ATGTGGCGGGCGGCGCTGCGCGGCTCCCGGCTCTGGCGGGGCCCGGCCCGGCTCCGTGCGCCCCTCTCGGCCGCCGCCTCCCCGATCCCGGCGCCCAACCCGCGCCCCGACATCGCCTACAACAAG ATATTCATAAATAACGAGTGGCACGATGCTGTCAGCAAGAAAACCTTCCCTTCTATCAATCCAGCAACAGGAGAAGTCATCTGCCAGGTTGCTGAGGGCGATAAG GCAGATGTGGACAAGGCCATTAAAGCAGCcaaggcagctttccagctgggcTCACCTTGGAGGAGGATGGATGCTTCTCATCGGGGGAAGCTGCTGAATCGTCTTGCTGACCTGATCGAGAGGGACCGGGCTTACCTGGCG GCGCTGGAAACTCTGGATAATGGCAAACCATACTCTGTCTCCTACCTGGTGGATTTGGACATGGTTGTCAAGTGTCTCAG ATACTATGCAGGCTGGTCGGATAAATTCCATGGCAAAACCATCCCGATAGATGGAGACTTTTTCTGTTACACAAGACATGAACCAGTGGGAGTTTGTGGACAGATAATCCCG TGGAACTTCCCGCTGTTGATGCAAGCATGGAAACTTGGGCCTGCCCTGGCTACGGGGAACGTGGTTGTGATGAAAGTGGCAGAGCAAACCCCTCTGAGTGCTCTCTACGTAGCAAATTTGATCAAAGAG GCTGGATTCCCACCAGGCGTAGTGAACATCATCCCCGGCTATGGGCCCACGGCGGGGGCTGCCATCTCCTCCCATATGGATGTGGATAAAGTGGCCTTCACCGGCTCCACAGAG GTTGGGCATCTGATCCAGAAGGCTGCAGCGGAGAGTAACCTCAAGAGGGTGACACTGGAGCTTGGAGGGAAGAGTCCAAACATCATCATGTCTGACGCAGACA TGGACTGGGCTGTAGATCAAGCCCATTTTGCCCTCTTCTTCAACCAagggcagtgctgctgtgctggatcCCGAACGTATGTCCAGGAAGATATATATCATGAATTTGTGGAGAGAAGTGTTGAGAAGGCCAAGTCCAGGGTGGTTGGAAACCCATTTGACTTTAAGACTGAACAGGGGCCTCAG GTAGATGAAGAGCAGTTTAAGAAGATCCTTGGTTACATTAGTACTGGGAAACGCGAAGGTGCCAAACTGCTGTGTGGTGGCAACCCTGCTGCAGACAAAGGGTATTTCATCCAGCCAACTGTCTTTGGTGACGTGCAGGACAGCATGACGATTGCCAGAGAGGAG ATATTTGGGCCAGTCATGCAGATTCTGAAATTCAAAACAATCGAGGAAGTCATTGAGAGAGCAAATGACTCCAAGTACGGTCTCGCAGCAGCAGTCTTTACAAAGGATCTGGACAAAGCCAACTATGTGTCACAGGGCCTGCGAGCTGGAACAGTTTG gaTAAACTGCTATGATGTGTTTGGTGCACAAGCCCCGTTTGGTGGCTACAAAGCTTCTGGGAATGGGCGAGAGCTGGGAGAATATGGTCTGGAGGCATACGTAGAGGTGAAAAAT gTGACAATCAAAATTCCCCAGAAAAACTCCTAA